A stretch of Linepithema humile isolate Giens D197 chromosome 3, Lhum_UNIL_v1.0, whole genome shotgun sequence DNA encodes these proteins:
- the LOC105676316 gene encoding uncharacterized protein isoform X1 — protein MSDSYIFPNEILQIIFNLCDVYTLYQLTMVCKQFHNVACDTLNKKSQHLFLSITNQKSKKFGERCEPVLSSYNSVFITNYNWIYAEYKKSNIYKAEKTTCYMAKKCLQMTKNTVWYCNSDNVFAYNRAKDGTIKKDEKIVGNNYTFITSIALCDDYIISGDLNGNIKHWRIESEKDGRNNLKCSEIELNDVNTHIEHIDANDVNKYTEHIDATSQHIITASKNLIKLLKYTDDKTGCTKKNEIYCGVGEEGFENDSRVKSISFDPIGTKFAAGCYSYNEHLSSFLIYDIEKSDLVMDKNCEGLFRQLLWEDPHTVLMCFDQSIKKMDMRVSDYVRTWNSSQYEYSFCCSSNNMYTFMTGHFVCVLWDQRQSVAIQNYDVANHDKYSIISSLEFDSAHMYAVTHNCLYELDFMGRHFDYKKIKKLFGNFY, from the exons atgtctgattcgtatatttttccgaacgagatattacaaataattttcaatctctGTGATGTGTATACTTTATATCAGCTCACTATGGTATGCAAACAATTTCATAATGTGGCATGCGATacactaaataaaaaaagtcaacatttatttcttagtATCACGAATCagaaatcgaaaaaatttgGTGAACG tTGTGAACCAGTATTATCTTCAtataattctgtatttattacaaattacaacTGGATATATGcagaatacaaaaaaagtaatatatataaagcagaAAAGACAACGTGTTATATGGCTAAAAAATGCCTACAAATGACTAAAAATACGGTTTGGTATTGTAATAGTGATAATGTTTTTGCTTATAATCGCGCAAAGGACGGTACCattaaaaaagatgaaaagatTGTGGGAaataattacacttttattaCATCTATTGCTCTTTGtgatgattatattataagtgGCGACCT AAATGGTAATATTAAACACTGGAGAATTGAATCAGAGAAGGATGGaagaaataatcttaaatgttcagaaatagaattaaatgatGTAAATACACATATTGAACACATTGACGCAAatgatgtaaataaatatactgaaCACATTGACGCAACATCACAACACATTATAACAGCTtctaagaatttaataaag TTACTGAAATATACAGACGATAAAACAGGTTGTacgaaaaaaaacgaaatatattGTGGAGTCGGCGAGGAAGGATTTGAAAACGATTCTCGTGTGAAATCAATCTCATTCGACCCTATAGGAACAAAATTTGCTGCTGGTTGCTATAGTTATAATGAACATTTATCATCGTTCCTAATTTACGATATTGAAAAAAG TGATCTGGTAATGGATAAAAATTGTGAAGGTCTTTTTCGCCAACTACTATGGGAGGATCCTCACACTGTTCTCATGTGTTTTGAtcaatctattaaaaaaatggatatgag AGTATCCGATTATGTACGTACATGGAATTCTTCGCAATATGAATATTCATTTTGTTGCTCATCAAATAATATGTACACTTTTATGACGGGACATTTTGTGTGTGTTCTATGGGATCAGAGACAGAGTGTTGCCATTCaa aattatgaTGTGGCTAACCATGATAAGTATTCAATTATATCTTCTTTAGAATTTGATAGTGCCCATATGTATGCTGTTACACACAACTGTCTTTATGAATTGGACTTTATGGGAAGACACtttgattacaaaaaaataaaaaagttatttggcaatttttattaa
- the LOC105676316 gene encoding uncharacterized protein isoform X2, which produces MAKKCLQMTKNTVWYCNSDNVFAYNRAKDGTIKKDEKIVGNNYTFITSIALCDDYIISGDLNGNIKHWRIESEKDGRNNLKCSEIELNDVNTHIEHIDANDVNKYTEHIDATSQHIITASKNLIKLLKYTDDKTGCTKKNEIYCGVGEEGFENDSRVKSISFDPIGTKFAAGCYSYNEHLSSFLIYDIEKSDLVMDKNCEGLFRQLLWEDPHTVLMCFDQSIKKMDMRVSDYVRTWNSSQYEYSFCCSSNNMYTFMTGHFVCVLWDQRQSVAIQNYDVANHDKYSIISSLEFDSAHMYAVTHNCLYELDFMGRHFDYKKIKKLFGNFY; this is translated from the exons ATGGCTAAAAAATGCCTACAAATGACTAAAAATACGGTTTGGTATTGTAATAGTGATAATGTTTTTGCTTATAATCGCGCAAAGGACGGTACCattaaaaaagatgaaaagatTGTGGGAaataattacacttttattaCATCTATTGCTCTTTGtgatgattatattataagtgGCGACCT AAATGGTAATATTAAACACTGGAGAATTGAATCAGAGAAGGATGGaagaaataatcttaaatgttcagaaatagaattaaatgatGTAAATACACATATTGAACACATTGACGCAAatgatgtaaataaatatactgaaCACATTGACGCAACATCACAACACATTATAACAGCTtctaagaatttaataaag TTACTGAAATATACAGACGATAAAACAGGTTGTacgaaaaaaaacgaaatatattGTGGAGTCGGCGAGGAAGGATTTGAAAACGATTCTCGTGTGAAATCAATCTCATTCGACCCTATAGGAACAAAATTTGCTGCTGGTTGCTATAGTTATAATGAACATTTATCATCGTTCCTAATTTACGATATTGAAAAAAG TGATCTGGTAATGGATAAAAATTGTGAAGGTCTTTTTCGCCAACTACTATGGGAGGATCCTCACACTGTTCTCATGTGTTTTGAtcaatctattaaaaaaatggatatgag AGTATCCGATTATGTACGTACATGGAATTCTTCGCAATATGAATATTCATTTTGTTGCTCATCAAATAATATGTACACTTTTATGACGGGACATTTTGTGTGTGTTCTATGGGATCAGAGACAGAGTGTTGCCATTCaa aattatgaTGTGGCTAACCATGATAAGTATTCAATTATATCTTCTTTAGAATTTGATAGTGCCCATATGTATGCTGTTACACACAACTGTCTTTATGAATTGGACTTTATGGGAAGACACtttgattacaaaaaaataaaaaagttatttggcaatttttattaa
- the Rrp1 gene encoding exodeoxyribonuclease isoform X1: MSVNIGLSGKLMRFLGKNANQMTKKICAVYEDVLTEGTVSKWFAQFKIENVNLKDQEHSSQLFAINNQIMTVINKNLLRNVSEILITTFRTNQYLTVSSLQKEQDFNMPPKRGPKAKIDSTKAKSGKKTETLNEKKSSRPKRANDANDEPAPKRTNIEKELKASKNVNESNSSSTKKAKNEPKQMQNKTDTNLNEIDFECTKSNEEGKKYNLKICTWNVSGIRAVIKKNGMDYIIKEDADIVALQETKCDKDKLPDDIKLPGYHNYFLDSKKPGYCGLALLCKEKPISIKYGLNNPEFDSEGRIIAAEFSQFFFINVYVPNAGNKLVTLPKRLEWNKMFKKYIEDLDQKKPVIICGDMNVAHQEIDLKNPKTNTKNAGFTKEERDDMTDFLAAGFVDTFRLLYPDKEGAYTFWSYFANARNKDIGWRLDYFLVSERIKGKVCDNIIRKQVYGSDHCPVILYINL, translated from the exons atgtCTGTAAATATTGGGTTGTCTGGAAAATTGATGCGATTTTTAG gTAAAAATGCCAATCAAATGACAAAAAAGATATGTGCTGTGTATGAAGATGTGTTAACTGAAGGAACTGTTAGCAAGTGGTTTgcgcaatttaaaattgaaaatgtcaaTCTCAAAGATCAAGAACATTCAAGCCAATTATTCgcaattaataatcaaattatgactgtgatcaataaaaatttactgcgcaatgtttctgaaatattaataacaacttTCCGgacaaatcaatatttaacag tATCTTCTCTTCAAAAAGAACAAGATTTCAATATGCCACCAAAACGAGGTCCAAAAGCAAAG aTTGATTCTACCAAAGCTAAATCTGGtaaaaaaacagaaacattgaatgaaaaaaaatcttcaagACCAAAACGTGCAAATGATGCAAATGATGAACCTGCACCAAAGagaacaaatattgaaaaggaATTGAAGGCATCAAAAAATGTCAATGAAAGCAACTCATCTTCCACAAAGAAGGCAAAGAATGAACCCAAACAAATGCAGAATAAGACAGATACAAACTTGAATGAGATAGATTTTGAATGTACAAAATCAaatgaagaaggaaaaaagtataatctgaaaatttgtACTTGGAATGTTTCTGGAATCAGAGCTGTCATTAAA aAAAATGGAATGGATTATATCATCAAAGAAGATGCAGATATCGTTGCTTTGCAAGAGACAAAATGTGACAAAGATAAATTGCCAGATGATATCAAACTGCCTGGATaccataattattttcttgaca gCAAGAAGCCAGGTTATTGTGGACTTGCTTTGCTCTGTAAAGAAAAAccaatttctataaaatatggtttAAACAATCCTGAATTTGATAGTGAAGGCAGAATAATTGCAGCggaattttcacaatttttttttattaatgttt ATGTGCCAAATGCTGGGAATAAGTTAGTGACATTGCCAAAAAGATTGGAGTGGAATaagatgtttaaaaaatatattgaggaCTTAGATCAGAAGAAACCTGTCATTATATGTGGTGACATGAATGTAGCTCATCAAGAAATAG ATTTAAAGAATCCAAAAACAAATACCAAGAATGCTGGATTTACTAAAGAAGAGCGAGATGATATGACAGATTTTTTAGCTGCTGGATTTGTAGATACATTCAGATTATTATATCCTGATAAAGAAGGTGCATACACATTCTGGTCGTATTTTGCCAATGCGCGCAATAAGGATATTGGATg gcGACTGGATTATTTCTTGGTATCAGAACGAATTAAGGGTAAAGTGTGTGATAACATTATAAGGAAGCAAGTTTATGGCAGTGACCATTGTCCTGtaatactttatattaatttgtaa
- the Rrp1 gene encoding exodeoxyribonuclease isoform X2 has protein sequence MTKKICAVYEDVLTEGTVSKWFAQFKIENVNLKDQEHSSQLFAINNQIMTVINKNLLRNVSEILITTFRTNQYLTVSSLQKEQDFNMPPKRGPKAKIDSTKAKSGKKTETLNEKKSSRPKRANDANDEPAPKRTNIEKELKASKNVNESNSSSTKKAKNEPKQMQNKTDTNLNEIDFECTKSNEEGKKYNLKICTWNVSGIRAVIKKNGMDYIIKEDADIVALQETKCDKDKLPDDIKLPGYHNYFLDSKKPGYCGLALLCKEKPISIKYGLNNPEFDSEGRIIAAEFSQFFFINVYVPNAGNKLVTLPKRLEWNKMFKKYIEDLDQKKPVIICGDMNVAHQEIDLKNPKTNTKNAGFTKEERDDMTDFLAAGFVDTFRLLYPDKEGAYTFWSYFANARNKDIGWRLDYFLVSERIKGKVCDNIIRKQVYGSDHCPVILYINL, from the exons ATGACAAAAAAGATATGTGCTGTGTATGAAGATGTGTTAACTGAAGGAACTGTTAGCAAGTGGTTTgcgcaatttaaaattgaaaatgtcaaTCTCAAAGATCAAGAACATTCAAGCCAATTATTCgcaattaataatcaaattatgactgtgatcaataaaaatttactgcgcaatgtttctgaaatattaataacaacttTCCGgacaaatcaatatttaacag tATCTTCTCTTCAAAAAGAACAAGATTTCAATATGCCACCAAAACGAGGTCCAAAAGCAAAG aTTGATTCTACCAAAGCTAAATCTGGtaaaaaaacagaaacattgaatgaaaaaaaatcttcaagACCAAAACGTGCAAATGATGCAAATGATGAACCTGCACCAAAGagaacaaatattgaaaaggaATTGAAGGCATCAAAAAATGTCAATGAAAGCAACTCATCTTCCACAAAGAAGGCAAAGAATGAACCCAAACAAATGCAGAATAAGACAGATACAAACTTGAATGAGATAGATTTTGAATGTACAAAATCAaatgaagaaggaaaaaagtataatctgaaaatttgtACTTGGAATGTTTCTGGAATCAGAGCTGTCATTAAA aAAAATGGAATGGATTATATCATCAAAGAAGATGCAGATATCGTTGCTTTGCAAGAGACAAAATGTGACAAAGATAAATTGCCAGATGATATCAAACTGCCTGGATaccataattattttcttgaca gCAAGAAGCCAGGTTATTGTGGACTTGCTTTGCTCTGTAAAGAAAAAccaatttctataaaatatggtttAAACAATCCTGAATTTGATAGTGAAGGCAGAATAATTGCAGCggaattttcacaatttttttttattaatgttt ATGTGCCAAATGCTGGGAATAAGTTAGTGACATTGCCAAAAAGATTGGAGTGGAATaagatgtttaaaaaatatattgaggaCTTAGATCAGAAGAAACCTGTCATTATATGTGGTGACATGAATGTAGCTCATCAAGAAATAG ATTTAAAGAATCCAAAAACAAATACCAAGAATGCTGGATTTACTAAAGAAGAGCGAGATGATATGACAGATTTTTTAGCTGCTGGATTTGTAGATACATTCAGATTATTATATCCTGATAAAGAAGGTGCATACACATTCTGGTCGTATTTTGCCAATGCGCGCAATAAGGATATTGGATg gcGACTGGATTATTTCTTGGTATCAGAACGAATTAAGGGTAAAGTGTGTGATAACATTATAAGGAAGCAAGTTTATGGCAGTGACCATTGTCCTGtaatactttatattaatttgtaa
- the Rrp1 gene encoding exodeoxyribonuclease isoform X3 — translation MPPKRGPKAKIDSTKAKSGKKTETLNEKKSSRPKRANDANDEPAPKRTNIEKELKASKNVNESNSSSTKKAKNEPKQMQNKTDTNLNEIDFECTKSNEEGKKYNLKICTWNVSGIRAVIKKNGMDYIIKEDADIVALQETKCDKDKLPDDIKLPGYHNYFLDSKKPGYCGLALLCKEKPISIKYGLNNPEFDSEGRIIAAEFSQFFFINVYVPNAGNKLVTLPKRLEWNKMFKKYIEDLDQKKPVIICGDMNVAHQEIDLKNPKTNTKNAGFTKEERDDMTDFLAAGFVDTFRLLYPDKEGAYTFWSYFANARNKDIGWRLDYFLVSERIKGKVCDNIIRKQVYGSDHCPVILYINL, via the exons ATGCCACCAAAACGAGGTCCAAAAGCAAAG aTTGATTCTACCAAAGCTAAATCTGGtaaaaaaacagaaacattgaatgaaaaaaaatcttcaagACCAAAACGTGCAAATGATGCAAATGATGAACCTGCACCAAAGagaacaaatattgaaaaggaATTGAAGGCATCAAAAAATGTCAATGAAAGCAACTCATCTTCCACAAAGAAGGCAAAGAATGAACCCAAACAAATGCAGAATAAGACAGATACAAACTTGAATGAGATAGATTTTGAATGTACAAAATCAaatgaagaaggaaaaaagtataatctgaaaatttgtACTTGGAATGTTTCTGGAATCAGAGCTGTCATTAAA aAAAATGGAATGGATTATATCATCAAAGAAGATGCAGATATCGTTGCTTTGCAAGAGACAAAATGTGACAAAGATAAATTGCCAGATGATATCAAACTGCCTGGATaccataattattttcttgaca gCAAGAAGCCAGGTTATTGTGGACTTGCTTTGCTCTGTAAAGAAAAAccaatttctataaaatatggtttAAACAATCCTGAATTTGATAGTGAAGGCAGAATAATTGCAGCggaattttcacaatttttttttattaatgttt ATGTGCCAAATGCTGGGAATAAGTTAGTGACATTGCCAAAAAGATTGGAGTGGAATaagatgtttaaaaaatatattgaggaCTTAGATCAGAAGAAACCTGTCATTATATGTGGTGACATGAATGTAGCTCATCAAGAAATAG ATTTAAAGAATCCAAAAACAAATACCAAGAATGCTGGATTTACTAAAGAAGAGCGAGATGATATGACAGATTTTTTAGCTGCTGGATTTGTAGATACATTCAGATTATTATATCCTGATAAAGAAGGTGCATACACATTCTGGTCGTATTTTGCCAATGCGCGCAATAAGGATATTGGATg gcGACTGGATTATTTCTTGGTATCAGAACGAATTAAGGGTAAAGTGTGTGATAACATTATAAGGAAGCAAGTTTATGGCAGTGACCATTGTCCTGtaatactttatattaatttgtaa